One window from the genome of Thermus sediminis encodes:
- a CDS encoding DAK2 domain-containing protein: MASWGPGELAEAFRYATDWFAVYVEELNALNVYPVPDGDTGTNMHLTLESLRRELDLADTSRMAEVARAIAYGSLLGARGNSGVILSQILKGFSQAIRKKGALDAQTLAEALRLGAEAGYRAVMRPVEGTILTVARRAGEGARGDTLEAVLENALKAAQEALAKTPELLPVLKQAGVVDAGGAGYVRLLEGIRGYALGLPLPEPPRVERYAQTAFATEEFGYCTEFLLEGVEVPIEKIREAVAPFGDSLLVVGAEGCVKGHIHTDDPDGLLSAVARFGRMVRTKVEDMTEQHTEILAMAGLLQETPPPTGLVAVAPGHGVARVFRSLGARVVAGGQTQNPSVEDLLSAVRSLPNPKAILLPNNPNVFLGAEEAARLAKEAGKEVHVLRTCTLGQGLAAAVRYAPEREPEELLPEMEEAMRGAVTLEVTWASRDAEVEGLKILKDKPIGLLDGRLVLVGETPEEVLEGLIHLGQEGKEVLTLFLGPNTPKEAVEALAQRFPGLAVEILPGGPDLYAYLGVLE, encoded by the coding sequence GTGGCTAGCTGGGGGCCCGGGGAGCTGGCCGAAGCCTTCCGCTACGCCACGGACTGGTTCGCCGTCTACGTGGAGGAGCTGAACGCCCTAAACGTCTACCCCGTGCCCGACGGGGACACGGGAACCAACATGCACCTTACCCTAGAGTCCCTCCGCCGGGAGCTGGACCTGGCCGACACCTCGAGGATGGCCGAGGTGGCCCGGGCCATCGCCTACGGGAGCCTCCTCGGGGCCCGGGGGAACAGCGGGGTCATCCTCTCCCAGATCCTCAAGGGCTTCTCCCAGGCCATCCGCAAGAAGGGGGCTTTGGACGCGCAAACCCTGGCCGAGGCCCTGCGCCTGGGGGCGGAAGCTGGCTACCGGGCGGTCATGCGCCCCGTGGAGGGGACCATCCTCACCGTGGCCCGGAGGGCAGGGGAGGGGGCGAGGGGGGACACCCTGGAGGCCGTTTTGGAGAACGCTCTGAAGGCAGCCCAGGAGGCCTTGGCGAAGACCCCAGAGCTCCTTCCCGTCCTCAAGCAGGCCGGGGTGGTGGATGCGGGGGGCGCGGGGTACGTGCGCCTCCTGGAGGGGATCCGGGGCTACGCCCTAGGGCTACCCCTCCCTGAGCCCCCAAGGGTGGAGCGCTACGCCCAGACCGCCTTCGCCACCGAGGAGTTCGGCTACTGCACGGAGTTCCTCCTGGAGGGGGTGGAGGTGCCCATAGAGAAGATCCGGGAGGCCGTGGCCCCTTTTGGGGACTCCCTCCTGGTGGTGGGGGCCGAGGGCTGCGTGAAGGGGCACATCCACACGGACGATCCCGACGGGCTTCTTTCCGCCGTGGCCCGCTTTGGCCGCATGGTGCGGACCAAGGTGGAGGACATGACCGAGCAGCACACGGAGATCCTGGCCATGGCGGGGCTTTTGCAGGAAACCCCACCCCCCACGGGCCTGGTGGCTGTGGCCCCGGGGCACGGGGTGGCCCGGGTCTTCCGCAGCCTGGGGGCCCGGGTGGTGGCCGGGGGGCAGACCCAGAACCCCAGCGTGGAGGACCTCCTCTCGGCTGTTAGGAGCTTACCTAACCCCAAGGCGATCCTCCTGCCCAACAACCCCAACGTCTTCTTAGGGGCGGAGGAGGCGGCCAGGTTGGCCAAGGAGGCGGGCAAGGAGGTGCATGTGCTCAGGACCTGTACCCTGGGCCAGGGCCTGGCAGCAGCGGTGCGCTATGCCCCTGAGCGGGAGCCTGAGGAACTCCTTCCCGAGATGGAGGAGGCCATGCGGGGGGCGGTGACCCTCGAGGTCACCTGGGCCAGCCGCGACGCCGAGGTGGAAGGCCTCAAGATCCTCAAGGACAAGCCCATCGGCCTCCTGGACGGCAGGCTGGTCCTGGTGGGGGAGACCCCGGAGGAGGTCCTGGAGGGCCTCATCCACCTGGGCCAGGAGGGCAAGGAGGTCCTCACGCTCTTCCTGGGGCCCAACACCCCCAAGGAGGCCGTAGAGGCCCTGGCGCAAAGGTTCCCTGGGCTAGCGGTGGAGATCCTCCCGGGGGGGCCCGACCTCTACGCCTACCTGGGGGTGCTGGAGTAG
- a CDS encoding Asp23/Gls24 family envelope stress response protein, which produces MTGRVTVTENALAALLALAAHEVPGVVGMAPAGLKDQVVRILGRQEASEGVVVRPDPTAPGKYQADFYVVVAVGVRIPTVVESLAERAAFAAERLAGVELSQVRVHVVGVGRG; this is translated from the coding sequence ATGACAGGACGCGTGACCGTAACGGAGAACGCCCTGGCAGCCCTCCTGGCCCTGGCGGCCCACGAGGTGCCGGGGGTGGTGGGCATGGCCCCGGCGGGCCTCAAGGACCAGGTGGTGCGCATCCTGGGGCGGCAGGAGGCCAGCGAGGGGGTGGTGGTCCGCCCGGACCCCACCGCCCCCGGGAAGTACCAGGCGGACTTTTACGTGGTGGTGGCCGTGGGGGTCCGCATCCCTACGGTGGTGGAGTCCTTGGCGGAGCGGGCGGCCTTCGCCGCGGAGAGGTTGGCGGGGGTGGAGCTCTCCCAGGTGCGGGTGCACGTGGTGGGGGTGGGGCGTGGCTAG
- the ald gene encoding alanine dehydrogenase encodes MVIGVPKETKTLENRVALTPGGVESLVRRGHTVLVERGAGLGSGLSDVEYERAGAILVRQEEAWKAEMVVKVKEPLPEEYPFLREGLILFTYLHLAADRTLTKAMLQSGVTGIAYETVQLADGSLPLLIPMSEVAGRMAPQVGAQFLEKPHGGRGILLGGVPGVAPASVVILGGGTVGTNAAKIALGMGAQVTILDVNHKRLQYLDDIFGGRVVTLTATEANIKKSIGHADLLIGAVLVPGAKAPKLVTREMLPLMKEGAVIVDVAVDQGGCVETIRPTTHAEPTYVVDGVVHYGVANMPGAVPRTSTFALTNQTLPYVLKLAEKGLGALLEDEALLKGLNTHRGLLTHPGVAEAFGLAYTPPEEALRR; translated from the coding sequence ATGGTGATCGGCGTGCCCAAGGAGACCAAGACCCTGGAGAACCGGGTGGCCCTTACCCCCGGGGGCGTGGAGAGCCTGGTCCGCCGGGGCCACACCGTCTTGGTGGAGCGGGGGGCGGGCCTAGGTTCGGGCCTAAGCGACGTGGAGTACGAGCGGGCGGGGGCCATCCTGGTGCGCCAGGAGGAGGCCTGGAAGGCGGAGATGGTGGTGAAGGTGAAGGAGCCCCTGCCCGAGGAGTACCCCTTCCTGCGGGAGGGCCTGATCCTCTTCACCTACCTCCACCTGGCCGCCGACCGGACCCTCACCAAGGCCATGTTGCAAAGCGGGGTCACCGGCATCGCCTACGAGACCGTGCAGCTCGCTGACGGCTCCCTTCCCCTCCTCATCCCCATGAGCGAGGTGGCCGGGCGCATGGCCCCCCAGGTGGGGGCCCAGTTCCTGGAGAAGCCCCATGGGGGCCGGGGGATCCTCCTCGGGGGGGTACCGGGGGTGGCCCCGGCCAGCGTGGTCATCCTGGGGGGCGGCACTGTGGGCACCAACGCCGCCAAGATCGCCCTGGGCATGGGGGCCCAGGTCACCATCCTGGACGTGAACCACAAGCGCCTCCAGTACCTGGACGACATCTTCGGGGGGCGGGTGGTGACCCTCACCGCCACGGAGGCCAACATCAAGAAGAGCATTGGGCACGCCGACCTCCTCATCGGGGCGGTCCTGGTCCCGGGGGCCAAGGCCCCCAAGCTGGTGACCCGGGAGATGCTCCCCCTCATGAAAGAGGGGGCGGTGATCGTGGACGTGGCCGTGGACCAGGGAGGGTGTGTGGAGACCATCCGCCCCACCACCCACGCCGAGCCCACCTATGTGGTGGACGGGGTGGTCCACTACGGGGTGGCCAACATGCCCGGGGCCGTGCCCAGGACGTCCACCTTCGCCCTTACCAACCAGACCCTACCCTACGTGCTCAAGCTGGCGGAGAAGGGCTTGGGGGCCCTTTTGGAGGATGAGGCCCTCCTCAAGGGCCTGAACACCCATAGGGGCCTCCTCACCCACCCCGGGGTGGCCGAGGCCTTTGGCCTGGCCTATACTCCCCCTGAGGAAGCCCTGAGGAGGTAG
- the truB gene encoding tRNA pseudouridine(55) synthase TruB: MALYAVDKPLHLTSHDAVDEARKRLNTRRVGHTGTLDPLATGLLLLVSEESTKLVPFLSGEEKEYLAWVSFGATTPTLDAEGPVSEEAPVRLDRKDLESLLPSFLDVKEQVPPLYSAIKVGGKRAYEAAREGKPLELGPRPVRYLEVELLALDPEPTPHPIAPSAKGWRLAEKGGRRVELPKPPGPYPTAVIRLVVGPGTYVRAFARDLGERLKTKAFLSGLVRTRIGKVGLERAVRLSELSPDKAIPEVDVLPFPVVELSHTEARRVLEGVPLPIPALGYVTLVDSRRRLLAIAEGDGFKLKIKRVFVKEA; the protein is encoded by the coding sequence ATGGCCCTCTACGCGGTGGACAAGCCCCTCCACCTCACCTCCCACGATGCGGTGGATGAGGCCAGAAAGCGCCTCAACACCCGCCGGGTAGGGCACACGGGGACGCTGGACCCCCTGGCCACGGGGCTTCTCCTTCTGGTTTCCGAGGAGAGCACCAAGCTGGTCCCCTTCCTCTCGGGGGAGGAGAAGGAGTACCTCGCCTGGGTCTCCTTTGGGGCCACCACCCCCACCCTGGACGCAGAGGGCCCCGTCAGCGAGGAGGCCCCGGTGCGCTTGGACCGGAAGGACTTGGAAAGCCTCCTCCCGAGCTTCCTGGACGTCAAGGAGCAGGTGCCCCCCTTGTACTCGGCCATCAAGGTGGGGGGGAAGCGGGCCTATGAGGCCGCTCGGGAGGGGAAGCCCCTGGAGCTTGGCCCTAGGCCGGTGAGGTACCTGGAGGTGGAACTCCTGGCCCTAGATCCAGAGCCAACCCCCCACCCCATCGCCCCTTCCGCCAAGGGCTGGCGCCTGGCGGAAAAAGGGGGGAGGAGGGTAGAGCTGCCCAAGCCCCCAGGGCCTTACCCCACCGCGGTGATCCGCCTGGTGGTGGGCCCCGGCACCTATGTGCGCGCTTTTGCCCGGGACCTGGGGGAAAGGCTGAAGACCAAGGCCTTCCTCTCCGGCCTGGTGCGCACCCGCATCGGCAAAGTGGGGCTGGAGCGGGCGGTGAGGCTCTCCGAGCTTTCCCCGGACAAGGCCATCCCCGAGGTGGACGTCCTGCCCTTCCCCGTGGTGGAGCTCTCCCACACCGAGGCCAGGCGCGTCTTGGAGGGGGTACCCCTCCCCATCCCCGCCCTGGGCTACGTGACCCTGGTAGACTCCCGCAGGCGGCTTTTGGCCATCGCCGAGGGCGATGGGTTCAAGCTGAAGATCAAGAGGGTGTTCGTGAAGGAGGCCTAG
- a CDS encoding enoyl-CoA hydratase/isomerase family protein: MELQSHYPSLGFAWPRPGVLEVTFRGERLNAMSPETHRALSQVWRDLEEVEGVRAVLLRGEGGVFSAGGSFALIEEMRASPEALMRVYREARDLVLRPLDFPRPIVAAVEGVAVGAGLALALAADVAVVGKGARLLDGHLRLGVAAGDHAVLLWPLLVGMAKAKYHLLLNEPLTGEEAERLGLVALAVEDGEVYGRALEVAERLAQGPKEALEHTKRALNHWFRAFLPHFELSLALEFLGFFGKELEEGLKALKEKRPPDFP; encoded by the coding sequence GTGGAGCTCCAAAGCCATTACCCTAGCCTGGGCTTCGCCTGGCCTCGGCCCGGGGTGCTGGAGGTCACCTTTAGGGGGGAAAGGCTGAACGCCATGAGCCCCGAGACCCACCGGGCCCTTTCCCAGGTGTGGCGGGACCTCGAGGAGGTGGAGGGGGTCCGGGCCGTGCTCCTCCGGGGAGAGGGCGGGGTCTTCTCCGCTGGAGGCTCCTTCGCCCTCATCGAGGAGATGCGCGCCTCCCCCGAGGCCTTGATGCGGGTCTACCGGGAGGCCCGGGACCTGGTCCTTAGGCCCTTAGACTTCCCCCGGCCCATCGTGGCCGCAGTGGAAGGGGTGGCGGTGGGCGCGGGGCTCGCCTTAGCCCTGGCGGCGGATGTGGCCGTGGTGGGCAAGGGGGCCAGGCTCCTGGACGGGCACCTGCGCCTGGGGGTGGCGGCGGGGGACCACGCCGTCCTCCTCTGGCCCCTCCTGGTGGGCATGGCCAAGGCCAAGTACCACCTCCTCCTCAATGAGCCCCTCACGGGGGAGGAGGCGGAGCGGCTGGGCCTGGTGGCCCTGGCGGTGGAGGACGGGGAGGTGTACGGGAGGGCCCTCGAGGTGGCGGAAAGGCTGGCCCAAGGCCCCAAAGAGGCCCTGGAGCACACCAAGCGGGCCCTGAACCACTGGTTCCGCGCCTTCCTTCCCCACTTTGAGCTCTCCTTGGCCCTGGAGTTCCTGGGCTTCTTTGGCAAGGAGCTGGAGGAAGGGCTAAAGGCCCTAAAGGAAAAGCGCCCCCCCGACTTTCCATGA
- a CDS encoding pseudouridine synthase, protein MKETMRLQAFLARAGVASRRKAEELILKGLVRVNGEVARLGQKVGPAHVVEVAGKRVELPQERVVLALHKPRGYTTTRSDPHARRTVYELLPEIPSLQAVGRLDRDSEGLLLFSNDGELTFRLTHPRYGVKKVYRVWTERGTLPEALCRRLLGGVALEDGPARALACRPAPGGALLTLGEGRKREVRRMLKALGYPVKRLVRLQIGPIRLGSLPPGRWRRLSPEEVQALLEEVGLE, encoded by the coding sequence ATGAAGGAGACCATGCGCCTACAAGCCTTCCTGGCCCGGGCCGGGGTGGCGAGCCGACGCAAGGCGGAGGAGCTGATCCTCAAGGGCCTGGTGCGGGTGAACGGGGAAGTGGCCCGCCTGGGGCAGAAGGTGGGGCCAGCCCACGTGGTGGAGGTGGCGGGGAAGCGGGTGGAGCTTCCCCAAGAACGGGTGGTCCTGGCCCTCCATAAGCCCAGAGGGTACACCACCACCCGCTCCGATCCCCACGCCAGGAGAACCGTCTATGAGCTCCTCCCGGAAATCCCCAGCCTCCAGGCGGTGGGGAGGCTAGACCGGGACTCCGAGGGCCTCCTCCTCTTTAGCAACGACGGGGAGCTCACCTTCCGCCTCACCCACCCCCGGTACGGGGTCAAGAAGGTCTACCGGGTCTGGACGGAAAGGGGAACCCTGCCCGAGGCGCTGTGCCGGAGGCTTTTGGGGGGGGTGGCCCTCGAGGACGGTCCCGCCCGGGCCCTGGCCTGCCGGCCCGCCCCTGGGGGGGCCCTCCTCACCCTGGGGGAGGGAAGGAAGCGGGAGGTGCGCAGGATGCTCAAGGCCTTGGGCTACCCGGTGAAGCGGCTAGTGCGCCTCCAGATAGGGCCCATCCGCCTGGGAAGCCTGCCCCCGGGAAGGTGGCGCAGGCTTTCCCCAGAGGAGGTTCAGGCCCTCCTCGAGGAAGTGGGGCTAGAATGA
- the hpt gene encoding hypoxanthine phosphoribosyltransferase, giving the protein MRGMFTAGNGPVQISAEAIQRRVAELGEAIARDYQGKTPHLVCVLNGAFIFMADLVRAIPLPLTLDFIAISSYGNAFRSSGEVELLKDLRLPIHGRDVIVVEDIVDTGLTLSYLLDYLEARRPASIRVAALLSKPARRQVEVPIHYLGFEIADAYVYGYGLDRAQFDRNLPFVTSIRPEEE; this is encoded by the coding sequence ATGAGGGGCATGTTCACCGCGGGAAACGGTCCCGTGCAGATCAGCGCCGAGGCCATCCAAAGGAGGGTGGCCGAGCTAGGGGAGGCTATCGCCCGGGACTACCAGGGGAAGACCCCCCACCTGGTCTGCGTCCTGAACGGGGCCTTCATCTTCATGGCCGACCTGGTGCGGGCCATCCCCCTCCCCCTCACCCTGGACTTCATCGCCATCAGCTCCTACGGGAACGCCTTTAGGTCCAGCGGGGAGGTGGAGCTTCTCAAGGACCTGCGCCTCCCCATCCACGGGCGGGACGTGATCGTGGTGGAGGACATCGTGGACACGGGCCTCACCCTCTCCTACCTCCTGGACTACCTGGAGGCCAGGAGGCCCGCCTCCATAAGGGTGGCTGCCCTTCTTTCCAAGCCCGCCCGGCGCCAGGTGGAGGTCCCCATCCACTACCTGGGCTTCGAGATCGCGGACGCCTACGTCTACGGCTACGGCCTGGACCGGGCCCAGTTTGACCGGAACCTTCCCTTCGTCACCTCCATCCGCCCGGAGGAAGAATGA
- a CDS encoding queuosine precursor transporter, with protein sequence MKHLDLITALFATVLLVSNVASTKLVVLGPFTFDGGTLLFPLAYIFGDILTEVYGYRRSRRVIWIGFLALLLATLTFQGVAALPPPQDPESRRFAEAFGLLLGLTPRIVLGSLLAYLVGEFANAYVLARLKVRTEGRFFWLRALASTLVGQGLDTAIFLLVAFYGVFPNEVLLLVFLSNYAFKVGVEVLMLPATYGVVGFLKRTEGVDAYDRDTDFNPFRLA encoded by the coding sequence ATGAAGCACCTGGACCTCATCACCGCCCTCTTCGCCACCGTCCTCCTGGTCTCCAACGTGGCCTCCACCAAGCTGGTGGTCCTGGGGCCCTTCACCTTTGACGGGGGCACCCTCCTCTTTCCCCTGGCCTACATCTTTGGGGACATCCTCACCGAGGTCTACGGCTACCGGCGGAGCCGGAGGGTCATCTGGATCGGCTTCCTCGCCCTCCTCCTCGCCACCCTCACCTTCCAAGGGGTGGCCGCCCTCCCCCCTCCCCAGGACCCAGAAAGCCGCCGCTTCGCCGAGGCCTTCGGCCTCCTCCTGGGCCTCACCCCCAGGATCGTCCTGGGAAGCCTCCTGGCCTACCTGGTGGGGGAGTTCGCCAACGCCTACGTCCTGGCCCGGCTCAAGGTGCGCACCGAGGGGCGCTTCTTCTGGCTTAGGGCCCTGGCCTCCACCCTGGTGGGCCAGGGACTGGACACCGCCATCTTCCTCCTCGTGGCCTTCTACGGGGTCTTCCCCAATGAGGTCCTCCTCCTGGTCTTCCTCTCCAACTACGCCTTCAAGGTAGGGGTGGAGGTCCTGATGCTCCCCGCCACCTATGGGGTGGTGGGCTTCCTGAAACGGACCGAGGGCGTGGACGCCTACGACCGGGATACCGACTTCAATCCCTTCCGGCTGGCATGA
- a CDS encoding aldo/keto reductase, translating into MNPLFSHTMGLGTWAWGDRLFWGYGREYGEEDLRRAFAASLQAGIRLLDTAEFYGFGLAEELLGRFMAETGQRPYLVSKFFPYPWRLSRRSLVGALKGSLKRLGVEALDLYLLHWPWPPVPLRVWAEALAEAYERGLARGVGFSNLSLAQLEEAKGVLDRHRVPLLTLQVEYSLLVRDWEAHLPALRREGIALMAYSPLAMGWLSGKLDPEKPPGGYRGRKYRPLLPRVKALLPVLKELAQAKGTTPAALALRYLVEKGALPIPGAKNEAQVRQNALALALRLTPEEVARLEAA; encoded by the coding sequence ATGAACCCCCTTTTCTCCCACACCATGGGCCTCGGCACCTGGGCCTGGGGGGACCGCCTTTTTTGGGGCTACGGCCGGGAGTACGGGGAGGAGGACCTCAGGAGGGCCTTCGCGGCGAGCCTACAAGCGGGGATCCGCCTCCTGGACACCGCGGAGTTCTACGGCTTTGGCCTTGCCGAGGAGCTTCTGGGGCGCTTCATGGCGGAAACGGGGCAGAGGCCCTACCTGGTGAGCAAGTTCTTCCCCTACCCCTGGCGGCTTTCCCGGAGGAGCCTGGTGGGGGCCCTCAAGGGGAGCCTGAAGCGGCTTGGGGTGGAGGCCCTGGACCTCTACCTCCTCCACTGGCCCTGGCCCCCCGTGCCCCTTAGGGTCTGGGCCGAGGCCCTGGCGGAGGCCTACGAGCGGGGCCTCGCCCGGGGGGTGGGGTTCTCCAACCTGAGCCTGGCCCAGCTGGAGGAGGCCAAGGGGGTGCTGGACCGCCACCGAGTTCCCCTCCTTACCCTGCAGGTGGAGTATAGCCTCCTGGTGCGGGACTGGGAGGCCCACCTCCCTGCTTTGCGCCGGGAGGGGATCGCCCTCATGGCCTATAGCCCCTTGGCCATGGGCTGGCTTTCCGGCAAGCTGGACCCGGAGAAGCCCCCCGGGGGCTACCGGGGGAGGAAGTACCGCCCCCTCCTCCCCAGGGTGAAGGCCCTCCTCCCCGTCCTAAAGGAGCTCGCCCAGGCCAAGGGCACCACCCCCGCCGCCCTCGCCCTCCGCTACCTGGTGGAGAAGGGAGCCCTCCCCATCCCCGGGGCCAAGAACGAGGCCCAGGTGCGGCAAAACGCCCTGGCCCTCGCCCTCCGCCTCACCCCGGAGGAGGTGGCCCGCCTCGAGGCGGCGTAA
- a CDS encoding adenylosuccinate synthase, protein MPGVAIIGAQWGDEGKGKVVDALAREADYVVRYQGGANAGHTVVAEGRVFKLNLLPSGVIHPHAVNVLADGMVLDPFRFQEELESLKREGFHPQVLVSERAHLVLPHHKHVESRHNFVGTTGRGIGPAYSDRARRVGIRAGDLLDEEVLRERVRRLLFEKPNSTKEAGWDTEEKALEDLGRMRAILEPYIADTGSLLREAVRKGKRLLFEGAQATLLDLNYGTYPYVTSSHPTVGGILVGTGLSHKALTKVYGVTKAYATRVGEGPFPTELHGPLAHHLRERGGEYGTTTGRPRRVGWLDLVALRYACEVNGFDGLILTKLDVLSGLEKVRVAVEYLDGSRPGEARPEAVRYLELPGWGDLAGVRRREDLPESLLRYLELVEEHTGVPVVLFSTSPRREDTFGAVSWV, encoded by the coding sequence ATGCCGGGAGTCGCCATCATCGGAGCGCAGTGGGGAGACGAGGGCAAGGGCAAGGTGGTGGACGCCCTGGCCCGGGAGGCGGACTACGTGGTCCGCTACCAGGGCGGGGCCAACGCCGGGCACACCGTGGTGGCCGAGGGGCGGGTCTTCAAGCTGAACCTCCTCCCCTCCGGGGTCATCCACCCCCACGCGGTGAACGTCCTGGCGGACGGGATGGTCCTTGACCCCTTCCGCTTCCAGGAGGAGCTGGAATCCCTGAAGAGGGAGGGCTTCCACCCCCAGGTCCTGGTCTCCGAGAGGGCCCACCTGGTCCTCCCCCACCACAAGCACGTGGAAAGCCGCCACAACTTCGTGGGCACCACGGGGAGGGGGATCGGCCCCGCCTACTCCGACCGGGCGAGAAGGGTGGGGATCCGGGCCGGGGACCTCCTGGACGAGGAGGTCCTGAGGGAGAGGGTGCGCCGCCTCCTCTTTGAGAAGCCTAACTCCACGAAGGAGGCGGGCTGGGACACGGAGGAGAAGGCCCTGGAGGACCTGGGGCGGATGCGGGCCATCCTCGAGCCCTACATCGCCGACACGGGAAGCCTCCTCCGGGAGGCGGTGAGGAAGGGGAAGCGCCTCCTCTTTGAGGGGGCCCAGGCCACCCTCCTGGACCTCAACTACGGCACCTACCCCTACGTGACCAGCTCCCATCCCACCGTGGGGGGCATCCTGGTGGGCACGGGGCTTTCCCACAAGGCCCTCACCAAGGTCTACGGGGTGACCAAGGCCTACGCCACCCGGGTGGGGGAAGGCCCCTTCCCCACGGAGCTCCACGGCCCCCTGGCCCACCACCTGCGTGAAAGGGGCGGGGAGTATGGGACCACCACGGGCAGGCCCCGCCGGGTGGGCTGGCTGGACCTGGTGGCCCTCCGGTATGCCTGCGAGGTGAACGGGTTTGACGGCCTCATCCTCACCAAGCTGGACGTGCTTTCCGGCCTGGAGAAGGTGAGGGTGGCCGTGGAGTACCTGGACGGGAGCCGCCCCGGGGAGGCCAGACCGGAGGCGGTGCGCTACCTGGAGCTCCCGGGCTGGGGGGACCTCGCCGGGGTGCGAAGGCGGGAGGACCTGCCGGAAAGCCTCCTCCGCTACCTGGAGCTGGTTGAGGAGCACACGGGCGTCCCCGTGGTGCTCTTCTCCACCAGCCCCAGGCGGGAGGACACCTTTGGGGCGGTAAGCTGGGTTTAG
- a CDS encoding Uma2 family endonuclease, whose product MARKAPLYQASFEEFLALEATSPERHEFVEGLVFAMAGGTDYHNRLVARILLALLPAAERAGCEAFAEGMLLKVEDAAYYPDVFVTCEEPLEGARYKRTACLVVEVLSQGTEAIDRGEKLHRYRKLPGLQAYVLVSQEAKRVEVYRRLPDGSFRYEVVEEGQVPLPCVEASLDLEALYQGLPV is encoded by the coding sequence ATGGCCCGGAAAGCCCCCCTCTATCAGGCCAGCTTTGAGGAGTTTTTGGCCCTCGAGGCCACCTCCCCCGAGCGCCACGAGTTCGTGGAGGGCCTGGTCTTCGCCATGGCCGGGGGAACGGACTACCACAACCGCCTGGTGGCCCGCATCCTCCTCGCCCTCCTGCCGGCGGCGGAAAGGGCAGGGTGTGAAGCCTTCGCCGAGGGCATGCTCCTCAAGGTGGAGGACGCGGCCTATTACCCGGATGTGTTCGTCACCTGCGAGGAGCCCTTAGAGGGGGCCCGGTACAAGAGGACCGCCTGCCTGGTGGTGGAGGTCCTCTCCCAGGGAACGGAGGCCATAGACCGAGGAGAGAAGCTCCACCGCTACCGCAAGCTCCCCGGGCTTCAGGCCTACGTCCTGGTCTCCCAGGAAGCCAAGCGGGTGGAGGTCTACCGCCGCCTGCCCGACGGTAGCTTTCGCTACGAGGTGGTGGAGGAGGGCCAGGTACCCCTTCCCTGTGTGGAAGCCTCCTTGGACCTGGAGGCCCTCTACCAGGGGCTTCCCGTCTAG
- the trpD gene encoding anthranilate phosphoribosyltransferase yields the protein MEALKKALLGEVLGEEEAYGLMGALMRGEVSPVKAAGLLTALALRGERPHEIAAMARAMREAARPLKVGRRPLLDLVGTGGDGKGLLNLSTLGALVAAAGGVAVAKHGNRAASSKAGSADLLEALGVDLEAPPERVGEAIEALGFGFLFARVFHPAMRHVAPVRAELGIRTVFNLLGPLTNPAGADRYVLGVFSPGWLSPMAEALGRLGAKGLVVHGEGADELVLGENQVVEVGKGAYALTPEAVGLGRAPLEALRGGSPEENAELARRVLKGREKGPLGGAVALAAGAGFYAAGKVPTLEEGVRLALEVLASGEAYLLLERYVAFLKG from the coding sequence ATGGAGGCGCTGAAGAAGGCCCTTTTAGGCGAGGTGCTGGGGGAGGAGGAGGCCTATGGGCTCATGGGGGCCCTGATGCGGGGGGAGGTCTCCCCGGTGAAGGCGGCGGGCCTCCTCACCGCCCTGGCCTTAAGGGGGGAGAGGCCCCACGAGATTGCCGCCATGGCCCGGGCCATGCGGGAGGCGGCGAGGCCCCTCAAGGTGGGCCGGCGCCCCCTTCTGGACCTCGTGGGCACCGGGGGGGATGGGAAGGGCCTCCTGAACCTCTCCACCCTGGGGGCCTTGGTGGCGGCGGCGGGCGGGGTGGCCGTGGCCAAGCACGGGAACCGGGCGGCGAGTTCCAAGGCGGGCTCCGCGGACCTCTTGGAGGCTTTGGGGGTGGACCTCGAGGCCCCTCCCGAAAGGGTGGGGGAGGCCATTGAGGCCCTGGGCTTCGGCTTCCTCTTCGCCCGGGTCTTCCACCCCGCCATGCGCCACGTGGCCCCGGTGCGGGCGGAGCTGGGCATCCGCACCGTCTTCAACCTCCTGGGCCCCCTCACCAACCCCGCCGGGGCGGACCGGTATGTGCTGGGGGTCTTTAGCCCTGGGTGGCTTTCCCCCATGGCCGAGGCCCTAGGGAGGCTTGGGGCCAAGGGCCTCGTGGTCCACGGGGAGGGGGCGGACGAGCTGGTCTTGGGGGAGAACCAGGTGGTGGAGGTGGGGAAGGGGGCTTACGCCCTCACCCCGGAGGCGGTGGGCTTGGGGCGGGCCCCCCTCGAGGCCCTAAGGGGGGGCTCCCCCGAGGAGAACGCCGAGCTTGCCCGAAGGGTCCTCAAGGGGAGGGAGAAGGGGCCCCTAGGGGGGGCCGTGGCCCTGGCGGCGGGGGCGGGGTTTTACGCCGCGGGGAAAGTCCCCACCCTGGAGGAGGGGGTGCGCCTGGCCCTGGAGGTTCTGGCCTCGGGGGAGGCCTACCTCCTCCTGGAGCGGTACGTGGCCTTCCTCAAGGGCTAG